The sequence CGCGGAAGATGCCCTTGTTGCAGCTGAAGAGCAGGTGGCCCTGGCCGTCTGGAAGGATCTGGAAGATGCGCTCGTCGAACAGGCCCTGATCGCGGGCCAGGCGCTGGAAGGTCCCGGCCCTCCACCGGTAGAGCCCCTCATCGGTGCCGAGCCAGAGCGTGCCGTTGGCCTCCTCGTGGAGCGCCTGCACCTCGCTGAACATCGGCTGGCCCTCGGCGGCCACGAGCACCGGGCGGCCGTGGATGAAGTAGGCCAGTCCTCCCTCGCCAGTGCCCACCCAGAACCCGCCGGCAGGCCGCTCCTTGAGCAGGGTGATGGCGTTGCCGGGCAGCCCGTGCTTGCGCGTGAAGAGCTCGAAGCGCTCTCCGTTCCAACGCGCCAGCCCTTCCTGGGTGCCGGCCCAGAGCGTCCCTTCGCGGTCGACGAACACGAGGCGGATCAACCCCGGAGGCAGGCCCTCGGCCGTGCCCAGCGAGGTGGTAATGCGTCCGTTCTGCCAGTGGCTCAAGCCGATCTGCGTGCTGAACCAGAGGCTGCCGTCCGGGGCCTCGGCAATGGAGCGCGCGCGGTTGTGGATGAGCCCCTCCCGCGTCGTCCACGTGCTCGTCTTCCCGTCGTGCCAGCGCGTCACGCCGCTGTCGAGGCTGGCGAACCACAGACTCCCGTCCCGCGCCTCGTGGATGGAGATGATGAAGTCGTGCGGGAGTCCCTCGGGAGCCCCCACCGGGGTGAGCGGCGCGTCCTTGAAGCGATGCAGCCCGCCCTCCGCGGCGCCGACCCAGAGGCCGCCCTCGTGGTCCTCGAGGAAGGAGAACACGGTGTTGCTCTGCAGACCCTGGGGGCCGTCCATGGTGAAGCGCTGGCCCCGCGCCAGTCGCAGCATGCCCCGGCCCGAGCTCCCCACCCACAGCGTGTTCAGCCGGTCCACGTAGAGGGTCTCGATGGGGGCTCCGGGCAGGCTCGCCTCGGGCACGGGCCGCATGCGCCCCTCGCGCAGCTGGTACACGGTGCCGTCCCCGGTGCCCGCCCAGAGCACGCCGCCTTGATCGAGCGCCAGGGAGAGCACGGCCACCTGCTCTTTGTCGAAGGGCGGGCCGTCGTGGAGGGCCGTGCCATCCCAGCGCTGCAGGCCGCCGGTGGTGCCGATCCAGAGGGTGCCCGCCGCATCTTCGGCGAGCGCGCTCACCCGGTTGGTGGCCAGCCCGGTGTCGGTGGTCCAGCTCTGGAATTGGCCCTTGAAGTACCGTGCGAGCCCGTGGCCCTCGGTGGCGATCCACACGGCGCCATCCCGCGTGGGCCTGATGGCTTCAATGTTGCGCAGGGCGAGCGCGGGGGGCGCCTCGACGCGGGAGAAGGTGCTGCCGCTCATGCGGGAGAGCCCCGCGTCGGTGCCGATCCAGAGCGTACCGGCGGAGTCCGTGGCGAGGCTGCGGATGGAGCGGGCCTGGAGCTCGGGCGTGTTGATGAAGTCGAAGACGGTGAAGCGCACACCGTCGAAGCGGACGAGCCCCTCCCAGGTGCCGCCCCAAAGGTAGCCATCCGGGGTTTGCGCCAGGGTCTCGATGGCGTTCTGGGGCAGGCCGTCCTGGGTCTGCCAGACGCGGTGAGGGAACTGGAGCAGGTTCTTGGTGGGCTCCAGCGCCCACGCATTGGAGGAGCTTGCGAGCAGCCCCAGGAGCATCCCCATGACGAGGACAGACCGCATGCGCCGGCCAGACGATGGACGGGGGAGCGGCGCTTGGGAAGAGGGATGGCAAGCGGGGGGCATGCGGTGACCTTGCGGGGGGCACCGTAGCGGGGGACGCACTTCGGAGAAAGGTGGGGGCCTCGTCTGGGCTCCAAGAACTTGGAGTCCCCAGTGAAGTCCGGATGACTCGCTGCTCAGTGGTCAACGCGGGGGGACGCCATCTCCCAGGCCTTCGCCGGACAGCCCCTCCAGGGGAGGTGCCGAACGTGGGGCAAGCGGCTCCAAGGGAGCAGCACCCACCGGCGCCGCCACCAACACCCCCCGCATCCCCGCTCTCGGCGCCTCCACTGCCTCCTTGTGCGCCCCGGCTGCACTGTCACGGTGCGGAACATAGACACAGCGCTGAGGCTGCTCCGGGGCGTCTCGGACGCTCGGAGCCGTGCCGCTACACCCCACCAGCACCATGCACAGCAGCACCACCCACCCACGCGACACGCAGCACCTCCGGGTTGGCTCCTGCCGGAAAGAGCTTGAGGTTACAGCCAGCCCGTCGACGCAAGCGGCCAGCCCAAGGAATGAGCCGCTGGCTCCGCCCCTCGTACCAGAACCCACCGCTTCGGGCACTCCGAACAGTCGCCCGGCGTATTCCAGGGGACGCTCCACCGCCGCCTGATCAGCTCGCGCACCCAGGCCCGTCCCCACGTCAGACGAGCGGTGCACTGATCCGCTTGCGGTGTTCGTCGACGGTCACCATGTGCGTCTCAGCCCACTCTCGCAGGGCATCCAGGGGCGCGATGAGCGTGCGGCCCAGCTCGGTGAGCGAGTAGTGCACCGCTGGGGGGATGGTCGGCTCGACACGTCGTGCAACGAGACCGTCGTACTCGAGCTCGCGCAGCGTCTGGGCCAGCATCTTGCGAGAGATGCCAGGTGCGCGGCGCTGCAGCTCGGCGAAGCGCACCTCGCCTCCCGCGTTCGCGAGCGCGCGGACGAGCATCGACGTCCATTTGTCGCCGATGCGGTCTAGCAGGCGCCGTGTCGGGCATGAGGGGCTGAACAGGTTGCCGCGACGGGCGGGGGCGTTACCTGGAGGTGCCGTCTTGTGGCGGGGGAGGCGGTTTCTTACGGTGACCATGCACCCGATGGTAACCCATGGGAGAGTTCATGAGCGTCTCCGAGCCCCTGCTCGACATCCGCCGCGTCTCCGCCAACGGCATCTCCGTCAATGTCGCCACTGCCGGCGACGGCCCGGCCGTGGTGCTGCTGCATGGGTGGCCCCATACGTGGGAGGTGTGGCGTCCGGTACTGCCAACCCTGGCCTCCACACACCGTGTGATTGCTCCGGACCTGCGCGGCCTGGGTGCCAGTGACAAGCCCGACGATGGCTATCATCTGCACACCCTGGCTGACGATGCCGTCGCGCTGCTGGATGTACTCGGAATCGAACGCGCGGCAGTCGTCGGCATTGACCTGGGCGCACCGGTTGCGTTCATGACCGCAGCCCGCCACCGTGACCGCGTGGAGCGCCTGGTGGTGATGGAGTCGCTGCTGGGCCGCCTGCCCGGCGCCGAGCGCTTCCTCGCCAATGGACCGCCGTGGTGGTTTGGCTTCCACGCCGTCCCCGGCCTGCCCGAGACCGTCCTGGCTGGGAACGTGGGCGCATACATCGACTGGTTCCTGCGGGTCGGGACCTACGGCCTCTCCGGTGTGCCGAAGCCGCTGCGCGACGCGTTCGTTGCCGCCTACGAGGACCCACGCACGTTGCACTGCGGCTTCCAGCACTACCGTGCGATGCCCATCAACGCGGCGCTCATCGCCGAGGCGGTGGCCGAGGGCCCGCTCCGGATGCCCGTCCTCGCGCTGGGCGGCAACGTCGTCGGGGACGCTCTGCACCGCCAGCTCGTCCCGGTCGCACCCGACCTGCGCGGCGCCATCCTGGAGCGCTGCGGCCACATCATCCCCGCCGACGCGCCTGACGCGCTGCTGGCCGAACTCGGGCCATTCCTGGCGGAGAGCCCTGCCGTCTGAGCGCTTCGGGGCGTGCAGCCGTACGAAGCTCCCCTCGGCCAGATACGGCGCCGCGATCCTCTCGCGCGCCAGCGCCGCGCTGATTCCAAAGGAGGTCGCGTTCAAGGCAGACGGGGTGTCGGCAGTGGAGGCTGTCCTTTCCTCACCGGGTGCGGTGGGTGCTGTTGAAGGATGCCGGGCTCCTCTCCGGCGTTCTCACGGTGGTCCTACGCGCGCGGTACATGTCACGTGGGGTGCACGCAGGCACGCCTCAAGGCGCCGATGAGCGGGCGGAAGCGGCGCAGGAAGTCTCCCGGGCCCGCGTTCCCGTTCGTGACGATGCCCACCGCCAGTCCCGTCGAGTGGTCGCCGAAGCCCAGCGTGCAGAAGGCGCCGGCGTGGCCGAAGCAAGGGCTCGTGCCCCACGCCCCGTAGAAGGTGGGCCAGGGCGCGCCCACCAGGAACCCACGGCCCGCGGTGATCGGGAGCCGGTTGCTGCGATCCAGGCCGAAGACGGCTCGAGAGGTATAGGCGCGCACGGTGCTCTCGGCCCACAGCCGCTCTCCGCTCCGGGTGACGCCTCCCCGGACGAGCACCTCATAGAGCCCGGCGAGGTGGGCCGCATTCGTCCAGAGGCTCGCGCCGGGGACGAGCGCCGTCAGGACCTGCGGGGAGTTATAGGCCTGCTCGAGCTGGACGCTGACGTCCACCTGCCCCACGTGCATGGGGCGGGAGCCCACCCAGTAGCTGTGGGCCACCTGTGACGCCTCCGCGGCGCTCCCCTGGAAGCTCAGGCCCTTCAGGCCCGCGGGGGCGAGCAGCTCTCGCTCGCAGAAGGCCGGCAGGGGCTGCCCCGTCACGCGCCGGACGACCTCGGCGAGGATCCACCCGAACTCGTGGGGGTGATAGGCCAGCGTCCCCCGGCGGTAGCGCGGCACGGCCCGCACCAGGGCGTCCACCACCGCCTCCCAGTCTCCCCACCGCTCCCAGGAGTGGATGAAGTCGGGCAGGAGTACTCCGCCCCGGTGCGTCAGGACATCCAGCAGCGTGATGGCGCCCTTGCCGTGGGCCGCGAACTCCGGGAAGTACCGCGCCACCGGTGCCGCGAGCTCCACCTGTCCCGCCTCCTCCAGCCGCGCGATGGCAAGCGCCACCAGCGGCTTGCTCGCCGAGAAGACATTGAAGCGCGTCTGGAGCGTCACGGAGACTGGGGGCTCCACCTGCCGGAACCCCCGGGCCAGCCCCACCGCGAGCTGGGCGACGCAGTGGCCTCCCCGGCGCACGACGAGCTGTCCTCCGGGAAAGACGCCCCGGGCCTGTTGCGAGCGGAAGAGCGCCAGCGCCCGCTCCAGCCGCTCTGCCTCCATGCCCACCGAGGAGGCAGCCACCAGCGGGTCGTGCGGGAAGACGGTGCTCATGGGGGCCTCTCTTAGCGGAATGTACCTGAGAGCTCACCAGGAACGGGCACCTGGGAGAGACATCGGGTCGAGCGCTGTTTCCGTAAGACTGCTCAGCACGACACTCCCAGAGTGGGCTTGGCGGAGTTCCGTGGGAGCCCGGACACTTTCATTCCGATTGAGGCGGGCGTGGCCCGGCTGTCGCTGCGGGCGAGCGGACTGCGGCCGGCCGCCGGATAGTTGCCGAACAACGCGCGCCGTGCCGTATCATCGGCGCGTGACGACGCGGCGCACACTCACCGACCTGATGGACGAGGTGTCCCGCCGCAACCGCGACTGGTCATCGCCGCAGGACCTCGGCTTCGATCGCGCGACGGTCGCGGCCGCCTGGCTAGCGAGCGAAGATCCTCTAGCGATGCTGCTCCTGCTCGCCGCGCTGCATCCCCGACGCGACAAGGAGAAGTGCCTCGAGCTGGCGACCGAGATGTCGTTCTTCGAGCCCATGCGGGTCGAAGCACACACGATGAGTCGCCTCTACGGCGGCGGCGTGAACTTCAATGGTCCGAGTCCGTTCTACTTCATTCGGCTCTGCCAGCGGCTGCGCACCGCCTTACCGTGGATCGAGGACACCAAGCGGTCGCAGCTCGAGCCCGAGCTCGCCGCGGCGATCCGCGTCGTCGTCCACGATCCGTTCACGCTCGTCGGGCCCGCCGCATAGGGCCCGGGACCGCGGTTGGATGGGGCCGGGTTGCTGCGCAGCAGCTTCGCGCTAGGAGCATCCTCTATTCTATGCTCCAGACCGAAGGACTTCGAGCCCAGGCCGCTGCGCAAGTGAAGGCGGCTTCCTGAATGACTTCAACTTGCTGGAGCGGCTGGCGACCCAGTCCTTTCCCGAGGGCGGCTTCCATAAGAGGGGGCCGGTGGTGCCGCGCTAGACCTATGCGTGGCTGACTACGCCGTGGCAGGAGGGGCCGGCTCCACCGGTGCTGAGCTGGCCGCCTCCGTGGCCGCGCGCTGGAGCGGCCTTCGATTCGACAGGTGGGAGGCAACGGCGATGAGCGGCACCACGCCAGCGCCCACGAAGGGAATCATCTGCAACAGCGAGAATGCCAGCAGCACGCCGACGCGAACCGCGCGCGCCACGAGCCGGTGCTTCCATCGCCCGTGCGCGGCCACCGCGTTGGCGCTGGAGAGGCGCAGCACGCACAGCCCTGCCACCAGCCCGATGATCGGCACCGCGCCGATGAGCGCGAGGAGGGGCAGAATCCGCAGCAGCGCGCGATCCGCTGCCCGGAGGAACAGCCGGATGTCGTCCGGGGCCGGGAAGGCCTTGGCGCCGCACCGCGCACAGCACGCCTGAGGCCCGCCCGCCGCGAGTGGCTCGGCGCATGCGCGGCAGCGGCAGCGGGCGAGCAGCGTGAAGACGTGGGCTTGCATGTCCACGGCGGGTCTGCGCGAGGTGCGGCCAATCACATCCAGCGCACTCGGCTCGCGAGGCGCACCACAACCTGGACAGCGCTGCGCCGCGCGATGCGTTGATGTGGCACAAGCAGGGCATGCCATGCGCTCCGACTCCTCCCGAGCACGGAGGAGGAAATACGCGCTGGCTATCAGCCCGGCTGCTGGCAGCACGGCGAAGGCCGCAGCCACCGGCGCGAAGGCGCACAGCGCCATCCCACCGATGACGAAGAGCGTCTCTCCCGCCTCCAGCACCAAGAGGACGCCCAGCTCATCCGCGCCAGGGATGGCTTCCAGCCCCTGGCGGATCCGCGTGTGTGCCCGCGAGTACGCGAGCGTCAGTGCACCCATCGCGCCCACCACCACTCCTCCGAGGAGGAGCGCCGAGGTATGGCGCTCGGAAGAGGAGGCGAAAGCCCCCACCCGGTAGCCCGCGAAAACCATTCCGGACACCGTGGCTGTCGCGACGGCAGCGTGCCAGCGCCACGGGCTCAGGCGCGGCCACACCGCTTCGATGTGGCCCCACACGAAACGCTGCGCCGCCCAGACAACCAAGAGGGTTCCAATCACTCCTCCCGCTGCCAGAACGGGGGCGCCGTGGACACCCGCGCCCGGCTCGAACGCGCCAAAAGCTACGAGCAGAAGGGCGGCGGCGGAGGCCACCAGGGGACGGCTCCCGAAGTACGGCACAGCGCATAGGATCGCCATGTAACCTCCCACGCTTTCTCCTCTTGCTTGGCCGCCGGTCGACAGCGCGGCGCCCACTTTCGAGCGCCGCGCGACCAAGGGTCAAGGAATGGAGTGCAGCCGTGGAGTCCCGCGTCCCTTGAGCTTCCAAAGGGTTGTGACGCGCGTCACAGAAGGCGCGTGAGCCGCTTCACGGAAACGCGAGGCCAGGACGCGCAGTCTTGCAGCCAAAGAACGGGCCTCCCGCCCTTTCTCCTGCAAGGAACCCGCATGTCCCCCGTCCGTCTCTTCGTTCTCCTTCCGTTGATGCTCACGTGGCTCGTGGGCTGTCACTCGGCGCAGCCCGCCGAGGCTTCCGCCACCGGCTCAGTGCGTCTGGCCGCCTCCACGCGCCAGGCTCTCTCCGCCAACGCCATCTCCCGCGTCACCGTCACTTCTTCCGCGGCGGACATGCCCTCCATCACCGTCGAGCTGGCCCAGACCGACGGGGTGTGGGGCGGCATGATCGGCAACATCCCCGCGGGCCTCGAGCGCATCTTCCAGGCCCAGGCCTTCGACGCCGGAGGCGCTCTGCTGTACGAGGGGCAGGCCGAGCACGTCACGGTGGTGGCGGGCCAGGTGACGCTCGTCACGCTCACCCTTCAGGACGTCTCCGCCCCCGAGCCCTACGAGAATGAGGCACCCCTCATCGACTCGGTGGTGGCCGCGCCGCTGGTGGTGGCGCCGGGCGGCACTGTGACGCTGGCGGGGAGCGCCCACGATCTCAACCCGGGTGACACGCTGGCCTACGCGTGGACGGCCAGCGCGGGAAGCTTCGCGGCGCCCTCGGATGCCAGCACCACGTGGAGCGCTCCGGCGGACAACGGCCCGGTGACGCTGGCGCTCACGGTGAGCGACGCGCGCGGCGCGGCCTCCTCGGTGTCGCTCGTGGTGAACGTCTCGGCTGGCGAGGGTGGGGCGGTGCTGGACGTGCGCTTCAACAGCCGTCCGGCGGTGATGGGCTTCACCTCCTCGGAGTCGCAGCTCGAGGTGGGGGAGAGCACCCTGCTCACGGTGTCGGCGGCGGACCTGGATGGGGACGCGCTGAGCTACCAGTGGAGCGCTTCGTGCGCGGGCAGCCTGCAGGAGCTCGGCCTGGGCGTCGCGAGCTTCACGCCCAGCGCTCTGCCCGCCGCGGCGTGCAACAACTGCCAGCTGAGCGTCAGTGTCTCCGACGGACGCGGCGGCCAGACGAGCGCGACGCTCGCGCTCTGCGTGACCGAGCCCACAGTCCACGCCCTGCCTCCTCGCGTGATCCGCTCCTACCAGTCGAGCCTCACGGCCCGCGCGAACCAGCAGCTCATCTTCGAGGTCGTGGCCAGTGATCCGCAGGGGAGCGCGCTGAGCTTCCAGTGGGGTGCCGCGAGTGGCGTGTTCGGCGCTTCCACGGACTCGGCCACCAGCAGCCGGGTGGCCTGGACCGCGCCGGCCTGCATCAACGACAGCTCTCAGGGCTCGCTGAGCGTCACCCTCACCAACGCCGCGAACCTGACGGCCGTCCAGACCTTCTCCGTGACGGGGCTGCCGACTTGCACGTCCAACGGGAGCTGGGTGCCCGTGGGCGCCATGGTGGAGCCGCGGCTCGGGCACCAGGCGGAGGTGCTGCCCTCGGGCAAGGTGCTCGTCATGGGCGGCAATGGGCCGGGCGGCGACAAGGCCACGGCCGAGATTTATGACCCTGTCTCCCAGACTTGGGCGGCCA comes from Hyalangium minutum and encodes:
- a CDS encoding serine hydrolase domain-containing protein; its protein translation is MSTVFPHDPLVAASSVGMEAERLERALALFRSQQARGVFPGGQLVVRRGGHCVAQLAVGLARGFRQVEPPVSVTLQTRFNVFSASKPLVALAIARLEEAGQVELAAPVARYFPEFAAHGKGAITLLDVLTHRGGVLLPDFIHSWERWGDWEAVVDALVRAVPRYRRGTLAYHPHEFGWILAEVVRRVTGQPLPAFCERELLAPAGLKGLSFQGSAAEASQVAHSYWVGSRPMHVGQVDVSVQLEQAYNSPQVLTALVPGASLWTNAAHLAGLYEVLVRGGVTRSGERLWAESTVRAYTSRAVFGLDRSNRLPITAGRGFLVGAPWPTFYGAWGTSPCFGHAGAFCTLGFGDHSTGLAVGIVTNGNAGPGDFLRRFRPLIGALRRACVHPT
- a CDS encoding Kelch repeat-containing protein; amino-acid sequence: MSPVRLFVLLPLMLTWLVGCHSAQPAEASATGSVRLAASTRQALSANAISRVTVTSSAADMPSITVELAQTDGVWGGMIGNIPAGLERIFQAQAFDAGGALLYEGQAEHVTVVAGQVTLVTLTLQDVSAPEPYENEAPLIDSVVAAPLVVAPGGTVTLAGSAHDLNPGDTLAYAWTASAGSFAAPSDASTTWSAPADNGPVTLALTVSDARGAASSVSLVVNVSAGEGGAVLDVRFNSRPAVMGFTSSESQLEVGESTLLTVSAADLDGDALSYQWSASCAGSLQELGLGVASFTPSALPAAACNNCQLSVSVSDGRGGQTSATLALCVTEPTVHALPPRVIRSYQSSLTARANQQLIFEVVASDPQGSALSFQWGAASGVFGASTDSATSSRVAWTAPACINDSSQGSLSVTLTNAANLTAVQTFSVTGLPTCTSNGSWVPVGAMVEPRLGHQAEVLPSGKVLVMGGNGPGGDKATAEIYDPVSQTWAATGSMSQTRSYFSAVSLPSGQVLVSGGEQGWNSYDTAELYDPSTGSWSPTPRMNVPRKGHTLTVLPSGKVLAAGGTTATAELYDPASGTWTLTGSMSMSRYGHTAVLLSSGKVLVMGGWSATAELYNPETGTWTATGSLNIPRNPGHTATLLPSGKVLVASGNADGGTVAELYDPATGTWTAAGSALNAHAGATATLLPSGKVLVVGGNLDNSAAAVLYDVASGTWAPVASMGPAQYRHTATLLSSGKVLFTSRSTVLYQP
- a CDS encoding winged helix-turn-helix transcriptional regulator, coding for MVTVRNRLPRHKTAPPGNAPARRGNLFSPSCPTRRLLDRIGDKWTSMLVRALANAGGEVRFAELQRRAPGISRKMLAQTLRELEYDGLVARRVEPTIPPAVHYSLTELGRTLIAPLDALREWAETHMVTVDEHRKRISAPLV
- a CDS encoding alpha/beta fold hydrolase, giving the protein MSVSEPLLDIRRVSANGISVNVATAGDGPAVVLLHGWPHTWEVWRPVLPTLASTHRVIAPDLRGLGASDKPDDGYHLHTLADDAVALLDVLGIERAAVVGIDLGAPVAFMTAARHRDRVERLVVMESLLGRLPGAERFLANGPPWWFGFHAVPGLPETVLAGNVGAYIDWFLRVGTYGLSGVPKPLRDAFVAAYEDPRTLHCGFQHYRAMPINAALIAEAVAEGPLRMPVLALGGNVVGDALHRQLVPVAPDLRGAILERCGHIIPADAPDALLAELGPFLAESPAV